One Oryza brachyantha chromosome 3, ObraRS2, whole genome shotgun sequence DNA segment encodes these proteins:
- the LOC102707666 gene encoding uncharacterized protein LOC102707666 isoform X2 yields MTLCRLEMIFPPGFFTIMVHLVVHLATEAKLGGPVCYRSMYFVERYLCVLKSYVRNKAHPEGCIAEAYLADECMTFCSRYLEGFETKHNQPTRNDDSDESVACSDDECTPYLFPHVGKPLSKPRSYIIRGMTKMQAHRYVLFNYPDINSYLRTHADEIRRTYRQGRVTPKIIERIQNEKFHEWFRAHEDNNYSGIGEQISTRFGYRIMNFGPDE; encoded by the exons TGTCGTTTGGAGATGATATTTCCACcaggtttttttaccattatgGTGCACTTGGTTGTTCATTTAGCCACTGAAGCAAAATTAGGAGGTCCCGTGTGTTACCGATCTATGTATTTTGTGGAAAG ATATTTGTGTGTATTGAAGTCATATGTGCGTAATAAGGCACATCCTGAAGGGTGTATTGCAGAAGCATATTTGGCAGATGAGTGTATGACATTTTGTTCAAGATATCTTGAAGGTTTTGAGACAAAGCATAACCAGCCTACACGAAATGATGATAGTGATGAGTCAGTTGCATGTTCAGATGATGAATGCACACCATATCTTTTTCCTCATGTTGGAAAACCACTTAGCAAGCCGAGAAGTTATATTATTAGGGGCATGACTAAAATGCAAGCACATAGATATGTGCTCTTCAACTATCCAGATATCAACTCATACCTTCG AACTCATGCTGATGAGATTAGAAGAACATATCGGCAAGGCCGCGTCACCCCAAAGATTATCGAGCGTatccaaaatgaaaaattcCACGAATGGTTCAGAGCTCAT GAAGATAATAATTATTCGGGCATCGGCGAACAGATCAGCACCAGGTTTGGATACCGGATAATGAATTTTGGGCCAGATGAATAA
- the LOC102707666 gene encoding uncharacterized protein LOC102707666 isoform X1 has translation MTLCRLEMIFPPGFFTIMVHLVVHLATEAKLGGPVCYRSMYFVERYLCVLKSYVRNKAHPEGCIAEAYLADECMTFCSRYLEGFETKHNQPTRNDDSDESVACSDDECTPYLFPHVGKPLSKPRSYIIRGMTKMQAHRYVLFNYPDINSYLRTHADEIRRTYRQGRVTPKIIERIQNEKFHEWFRAHIMDLERKNGICSVNNDHRWLAHGPIGPAKRYRAFNTRGFRFRPKHLDGVTQNSGVVLSAKTSGYTKSNDANPILGDLTYYGRVIDIIELNYYGQFSVVLFKCE, from the exons TGTCGTTTGGAGATGATATTTCCACcaggtttttttaccattatgGTGCACTTGGTTGTTCATTTAGCCACTGAAGCAAAATTAGGAGGTCCCGTGTGTTACCGATCTATGTATTTTGTGGAAAG ATATTTGTGTGTATTGAAGTCATATGTGCGTAATAAGGCACATCCTGAAGGGTGTATTGCAGAAGCATATTTGGCAGATGAGTGTATGACATTTTGTTCAAGATATCTTGAAGGTTTTGAGACAAAGCATAACCAGCCTACACGAAATGATGATAGTGATGAGTCAGTTGCATGTTCAGATGATGAATGCACACCATATCTTTTTCCTCATGTTGGAAAACCACTTAGCAAGCCGAGAAGTTATATTATTAGGGGCATGACTAAAATGCAAGCACATAGATATGTGCTCTTCAACTATCCAGATATCAACTCATACCTTCG AACTCATGCTGATGAGATTAGAAGAACATATCGGCAAGGCCGCGTCACCCCAAAGATTATCGAGCGTatccaaaatgaaaaattcCACGAATGGTTCAGAGCTCAT ATAATGGATCTAGAGAGGAAAAATGGCATCTGTAGTGTCAATAATGATCATAGATGGCTGGCTCATGGTCCAATTGGTCCAGCAAAAAGATACCGTGCTTTTAATACCCGTGGCTTCCGGTTTAGGCCTAAACATTTGGATGGAGTGACACAGAATAGCGGAGTTGTCCTAAGTGCAAAAACATCCGGTTATACTAAATCAAATGACGCAAATCCAATATTGGGTGATCTAACATACTATGGTAGAGTCATCGATATTATTGAGCTAAACTACTATGGACAATTTTCAGTGGTATTGTTTAAATGTGAATGA